GCCtaatcataaataaatcaacCCTCATTATACTAAATTAGTTTCATTGCACTTTCCTTAGTATTACACCTAGAGGCACAACCATGCAAATatgataaaatacataaaacaaattttaacaaTGAGCTATATaactaaaacaaactaaaacagaataaacacaaaatgcaataataaatgtaaaattaataataaagtcCATTCTCCACCTGTGTTTAACCAGCACAGTCATGAAATTGCAGATTAACATGAAATGATTCATTATGACAATTTTCCCACCTTTTGTcctaacacacagacacacacacactgtgcgcAGTaatgttttaggcactaaatATATACAAGGGATGCTTTaattataaattacataaattgtgtttttatttataaattaacttCACTCCAAATGCAGTGAATGGAACCAAAACTACATATTATTAGTATTTGTAGTTCTCCCCTTTggccttaaaccagcagcagttctctttggtttgatcTGCACACTGTTTGtccaccttggagaagctgctgcggTTCTTCAGTTGATTCAGGCTATCCTTgagtcttctgtctcttcatctgatcagggctctgtgggggtcagaccatctgctgcaggaaacTTGTTTCTTCTTGCCTCCTAAAATAGTTCTGCATGACCCCTAGTGGGTTTTtgtatgggcttgttgtcctgcataATGACCatgggatcaatcagacacccGATAGATATTTAAAGTCCCTAAAACTTCaacacagtactgtatgtatacacacaagACTCTCTTTATGTGATCTAAGGAAATTATCCCTTCAGCCATAccgaaaacacacacacaccccatgtttctgtctctttttattaAGTCTTTCTTGTTCCAATTCCCGTATTGCTGATATCTTGGATATAGATCTTCATCATTTAGAGgataaatgtttgtctttttctcccTGTATGTGAGTCATTTCATTCAGGTTTTGtctgctgtgttgttgtgtagTTTATCCCCTTTCCAGGTCTTCTAGGTGAAGAGAAAGTGTGTCTCAAATCTTACCCAAGatatttgtcacatttctattatctatctatctatctattatctAATCTTAAATGCTAAATATTTCTCCATAGTGTAATGCTATTATTGTGATATTTACTCTTAAGGAGATTCATCTATTGTATGTCTATCTCATCAAAGCCTGAAGCAAACATATCATAAAACCCAAAATGAGCAACCTCGCAAACAAGTCATTGTTGACTTGGACTGGTTTTGGTTCGATGACACTGATGATTTGGATTCAATTAGGATCCCAGACACAATCCTCCTCCAAACCACTTGGAACCATTCCACAGTTGGGTGGCACCCAGGCGGTGTCAAACACTTTACCATATCTGTGATCATGCCAGGTCTTCTGACGTGGGTGGCCTTGGCGATTAATGGCAATCACTTTCCCCACGTTGACTTTAACTTTAATGACCACCCTGTCATTCTCAGGATGATCAATAGGATAGCGGCTAGCTTTCTGCAGGTCTCTGCTGAGGTAGACACCACGGCCAAGCATCCCATCTGGAGACTGACAAAAACCTGTGGCCTTGATGGACTGAGCATTCATCCTGGTTGTGCCGTGGTACATAACGTAACTTCTATTGTCTTCTGGCACAGAGCTGCCCAGTCGAGTTACTCCACAGGGCAGATCAAAATCATCTTCAGCCCACTGGACACTACTCATGTTGGTGTCACTGTCTATGAAAGAAGATCATTTACTTCAGAAGGCTTCCATGGAAAACAACTAAACATCATTGGAaatgaaacaacacagaaacaaaaaccacaaaatgaagaaataattaGGCTGTGGATgtgttagcttagcacaaagactggaaggaGCAGTGGGAATGTGTTTGCCAGCTCTGTCAAAGTGAAACAAGACCAACAGTGTACGACCATGGTAGCAGCTCTGAGAGGGTCACTTTGTGGGTATTTAGCCAGAAACAGGGCAGGATGGTGGGTGTGTGTTGCCTCAGGTACCAGTGAGACATGAAATACAGTTGAGGAAGTCGAATTTGAGGAAAAATATCCAAGAGTTGGAAGGTCCATCATATACACAAATAGAGTTTTATATCAGAATGTAAACAACATTCAGTGTTAATGTTACAAAGTAATTTACTAAGTAATGTGTTGCTCAACataactaataataaatgaaGACAATCCCTGTTTTGATGCAGCTTCTCACTGGGTTTAAATATAGTTTAGTCTTACTATAAGTAACTATAGTTACTATATAGACTTATATAACTATAGATCTTCAGTCACGTTAACTGTTAAGTCACAAGGTTCACAGTTGAGTCAGATACATTAACAGATTCCAGTGAAGTTTAAAGagcacacaacctcacacataATATTattcactataaaatattgaCTTTCTACATACCTTTCCAGGTTCAGCCAAGAGTGCAAACTGAGTGTTGACTTTCAGGGCTGTGAAGTTTTTGGAGGAAAATAttctttcacttttgtttttagttcTTGTACCCTTTTGTGACTTTTGTTTACAGTCAGAAAGGAATATTTCCTGGGGCGTTGGCTCCTGTCCTGCCAGCCAGGCCGTGGTAACTTTCCCAGTGCTGCACAGATTGTGGACATctggaaaaacaaggaaaaatacACTACTGGGACAGTAGGCAGTTAAAAGTTGAGAGCAACACCGTTGAGAGCTTTAGtgaaaagtgaagtgaaagtgaaagtgacttatgtggctaagtatggtgacccatactcggaatttgtgctctgcatttacccCCTCCCAAAGTGCACAggcacagcagtgaacacacccggagcagtgggcagccagtgctgcagcgCCCAGGGAGCGCAGGgagtttaaaaacaaacattaaaaatttaaatcaatagCAAACTGGGAGCCAGTGGAGAGTGTGTAGAATTGGGTTTGAACCTGAATGAGCTAGTTGCAAAAGACGAGCAGCTGCATTTTGCACAAGTTGCAAACGATGGCGTGAGGCCTGTGTAATACCAGTATAAAGTGAATTGTAGTTGCAGTTTTAATTCACTGTCAAAAATCACCCCTAAATTATTTACTGCCTGACTGACACTTTGGGTGGACAGTACATTATGCTGCAAATCAGTGGAACGAAAGAGTATTCACTCAGTTTTACTTACATTCGGATAAGAAAGTTTTGGGATTGTTTTATATCAGATAGGCAGCTATGCAGAGAGTCAAAAGCAGTTACATCATTTGGGAGCACTGGCATATAGACCTGGAGGTCATCGGCATATAGATGGAAAGAAAGATTTTGTTTATCAAAAATAGATCAAAGCGGTACCATGCACAATGAAAAGAGGACATGGCCAAGAATGGATCTTTGTTGCACACCAGAGGACAGAGGGGCAGTGGAAGATGAAGTCATCAAtcatcaacctgacatacatgtttttgtactgtggGATCAAACTGGACtaactggagaaaacccacacaactCAGTCATTCTAATTTCTTGGATTTACTgctaaattaataataaaatcagcTGATATTAGCTGATAACAGTACATCACTACATGGCAGATGGTAGGTaagaagaaatgaaagcagTGTTGCCAATTACACAAATTTCAGGACCTAGGTAAAGTGTTCCTTATTTTAGCTTTGAAATGttcaaacattaaataaaaaaattataatttaactATTGAAATAGTTTAAACTTGTGgtgttatatattttatgtgttttactAATTAAATTAACATAGTGTGGTCAGTCTGCTGGGACACTAGGTATTTATTACTGTTACTCCCTGACACCACTACCTGCTCCTGATGATCATTATTATGACAGAAAATACACATCCATCCTTTATAGGAGTTACTCTACTCTTAGATGAAGATTTAATTTTACAAGTGATGTGAGCTGTGTGTGACAAAGTCAATCCATTCTCTAAACCAGTGGATCTCAACCCTGGTCACTGCACTGACAAGGGGAGAACACGCAAACTTCACACATGTTCAAACAGgttttgaacccagaaccttcttgatgtgaggcaacagtgcaaatCACCAATCCACTGTGCCACCCCATGACAAAGTCAATAAGTAAAGGTACACAATCCATCAATGTCAAATTATTGAAAATTTAAATgataaacagaatttaaaatgtttctgtaacttACACTTACCTGACTAAATCAAATTTTTTCATACATGTCCATAGAAAGTAATGCTACATGTCCAGGAAATGCAGTTCAGTGTTAGTCCCATTGACGTGCTAAATACGGTTGCTAGCAGTTCACTGCAGGAAACACTGTAAGTGCCAAAGAGGTTGTCATGCTGACATAcacctgttttctctgctctgtgacCTCTATGTCAACGAAACCTCAAGTTACTGCCAGAGTGCACTGAAGACATTCACTTGTTGCTTGTTATAACTTTAGGTGactcaaataattttttttctatcaacTCTTATGGAGTAGCTTCTTGTTATAAATTAGAAAAGTGAGGAAAACATAAatcacacccccccccccaatccccAGGGGAATTTATGCCTTTGGATCTTAAGTTCTGTCAGCTCTCGTGTTCCTCCACACCTATCTAGAGTCTAGAATCTGTCATAGAGTGAAAGGTTTATTGAAAATGTAGGAACAAACCACTTTATTCTCTGACACAATGGCAGGGGCTCACAGCTCTGCCAGCAGGAGATTCCAGTTTCACTCCACCGATCCTCAATTCTGGATATTTTTGGTATAATAAATATGTTCCAATGTCATGAGATCAACCTGCTATAAATGGAAGGATAACAGTCTTATATTTCAACCTTCACCACATCATTACATTGGTCAGAGGCATGTTGTGACTACACTGTATTGCATAAAACACCAAAGTGGCTGTTACTTcctgtgcaaatgtgtgttgacataagctgaaaaaaaaaagttatttctgagtgGTATGTAAGGGAATTTCTAACAATAACAGTGAAACTACACCATAGTGTGTTATAACAAAGGAATGTGGTAGATAAAACCTCAAAGTAAAATAATTACAGAAGTATATGAATGGATAGTGACtggaaatataaacacagaaaaacacataagaAATTAGAAAAGTTAGCCCTGCATCTCTTCAGTATCCCatgtcaaatatatattttttgaaatactgagccttaaaaaataaaactactgtgATGTGATTTTTATGTCTTCTGTTGGAACCAACGGGCTCAGAGCTGACACATCAGAAGACATCAGAAAGCATTGAGAGATTGATTATTAAACTACATTCTTCTAGTTGACACAAACAACAGTCCAATGCAATAACGGCGCTCTGTTAACAATTGCTCCTTTGACATATTAACCAGAGTGATGATATGCTGAGTTTATAGTTTGCTATGCTGCTCTAAAGAGGccaaaagatatttttttaaaatctgtattaCTTGTCGCAACACCTCTcatattacaaaacaaacagatcatATGTGCTCCCAACTTATCAAGGGCCAATGACACATGAAACTTTCCAGTTTTAATAGATGACAGAGGTGAATGCAGCACGTTAAAAAGTTCCATTCAAAGTGTTTCTGCCACATGTACAGAATAGTCACTTCTCAGTGGTGTGGCTCTTCATGTGCAGTCTCACATATGTTTTTCGGTGGAAGCCTTTACCGCAGATCTCACAGCGGTGGGGTTTCTCCCCTGTGTGcgtgctgctgtgctgtttcaGAGTAGAGTGGTCGCTGAAACTTCGGCCGCAGACATTACACAGGTACGGCTTCTCTCCTGTGTGCGTCCTAATGTGTCGCATCATGTTGTGCCGGCAGTTGAAGGATTTGCCGCACTCGCTGCAGAGAAACGGCTTCTCCCCCGTGTGGATCCTCATGTGCATCTCCAGGTTTCCCTGGCTGTCGAAACACTTGCCACACACTTCACAAACCTTCCCGTTTTTGTGAGTTTTCAGGTGAAGTTTTAAGTTTTCCTGTGAATCGAAATGGGTCCCGCAAACACCACAGAGGTCTGTAGCGTGACTTTTGGCGTGGTTCACCAGAGAAACCATGGAGTGGAACATTTTCCCACAAACTTCACATATGGTTCCagtctgctgcttttttgtcaaagatgtttttatcttcttttcaCTGTCATTGCCATTTTCATTGTCGTTTGTAGAACTATCATTTGGATCAAGGTTCGTCTTGTGGATATGAATCCGCAGGTGGCGTTTCAACGTGGAGTAGTCGTTGAAGCATTTGCCGCAGACAGTGCAGGGATACGGCTTTTCCCCTGTGTGTATCCTGATGTGTCGCATCATGTTGTGGCGACAGTTGAATGATTTTCCACATTCGCTGCAGTTAAAtggtttctctcctgtgtgaaTCCTCATGTGCGTCTCCAAAGAGCTGGAGGTGCCGAAACATTTTCCACAAACGCTGCAGATTTCAGCTTTCAcgtgtgttttcaggtggaCTTGGAAGGTCTCTTCTGTCTCAAAACGTTCGCCGCACACGCCACAGACGTCCTTAGGGTGAACTTCCATGTGGTTCACCAAAGAGACGTTAGCGTGGAAGGCTTTCCCACATACTTTGCAACAGATGcgccattttgtttttttagtagGATGTAGTTTTGGTGCTGTGGGTAGACGAgcccccttcttcttcttcttccacttGCCCTTGCTGTCGCTGTCGTCACTCTGAGATCCCATGGTTCCCCTCCACTCCTCGTCACTGTCGGTGTGTTCGGCTGTAGAACAGCTGGAGGAAACCTCGTCATCACTATCAGCCTTCGTCTGGTCCTGCCCCACTGAAGTGCTCGGCAGGTGATCTCCTCCTTTTGCACTGTGATAGCTGGACTGAAACTGATCAAGCTTGTTCTTTACATATGGGGGAGTGAAGATGAACCGGATGGTGTTATTGTCATCCAGCTCTTCAATCTGATGGCATTCCTGGCTGCCTGGAGGTTCCTCCTgatttctgtcagtctgtggaGGCTCCTGGTCATCCTGGTCCAAACTGGAGCTCCAGTCTGGCTTACAACAATGTGCctcctggtgctgctgctgatgatcaGAGGGGAAGTCCTCATCCCAGACAGAGAGGGCCAGCTGTGGTTGGTCTGCAGTAAAAACAGGGAGAAATGTAATTATACCTgtcatacaaataaaaactagaGAGTGATGCCAGACACCACACGATGTGACagttcatttaatatttaatctaCCACCTACTAAAATCATGGAAAATTTCCAAAAGATTAAAATGCAATCTCTAAATTGGCAAGCTTGCCAATGGACACATGTTGAAATATACTTTTTTATAACACTACACCTCTTCCATGACGACAATATAACCGCTGCTGGTGGTTGAgaaaaagtgtattttatttgaactAAGAGCTGCTTGGGGGAATCAGTTATATGCCGAATATAAGAGTATACCTTTGCAATCAAAAACATATCTTAAATAGTGACATAGCACAGACATACAGTTGtagagaaacaagaaaacattaGATTTTAAATAATCTAGACGGAGTTTCAGGGGCTCGCCGTTTGTGCCATTAAGGCAGATATCACCTTACCCCAGAAGGACCTGACCTGCCGGATGTAAACCTGGTGATGGACCTGCTTTAGCTTTCAGCAGATTTAACCATCAACTTATTTctgactttcttcttcttcttgttagAGACCAGAGGACACTGCTACTCTAACTTATCTCTTCTGACTCCACCACTTAGCTAATGTTCACCATTAGTCTGTGCAGAGCGATGC
This genomic window from Mastacembelus armatus chromosome 8, fMasArm1.2, whole genome shotgun sequence contains:
- the LOC113140484 gene encoding gastrula zinc finger protein XlCGF57.1-like, coding for MSSIQLLRVIVNERLSAAAEEIFEAVKKTIAGYEEEILLSKREIRRQRRMLQTALRPEINSSKDDQPQLALSVWDEDFPSDHQQQHQEAHCCKPDWSSSLDQDDQEPPQTDRNQEEPPGSQECHQIEELDDNNTIRFIFTPPYVKNKLDQFQSSYHSAKGGDHLPSTSVGQDQTKADSDDEVSSSCSTAEHTDSDEEWRGTMGSQSDDSDSKGKWKKKKKGARLPTAPKLHPTKKTKWRICCKVCGKAFHANVSLVNHMEVHPKDVCGVCGERFETEETFQVHLKTHVKAEICSVCGKCFGTSSSLETHMRIHTGEKPFNCSECGKSFNCRHNMMRHIRIHTGEKPYPCTVCGKCFNDYSTLKRHLRIHIHKTNLDPNDSSTNDNENGNDSEKKIKTSLTKKQQTGTICEVCGKMFHSMVSLVNHAKSHATDLCGVCGTHFDSQENLKLHLKTHKNGKVCEVCGKCFDSQGNLEMHMRIHTGEKPFLCSECGKSFNCRHNMMRHIRTHTGEKPYLCNVCGRSFSDHSTLKQHSSTHTGEKPHRCEICGKGFHRKTYVRLHMKSHTTEK